In Schizosaccharomyces osmophilus chromosome 1, complete sequence, the genomic window CTTTTCCCTGGGGTAGTTTGCAAAAGTGGTTGAGTCGACATTAAAAACAGGGTAAAATAtgagaaaatcaaaaaaggaCACCTTCAAGGTAATGTATATGACCGAATATTGAATATACCACCAATTAACTAATTATTCGATGTATTAAAAATGTTGTGACAAAGGCAACGAACACACATGCCTCAACTGAGAAGACTTTGTGAATATAATGATGTACAGTGCAGgtctttatttaattataaacaaaaaacgttctaagaaaaaaataaaaataaaacaaaaaaaaagaatgtgCTATGTAAAATGGAGAactaaaaatgaaagaaaaatatttacaaattttTGGGTTCCTGTCGGTCTTGCAAAAGCTTGCCGTAGTACATGAGTTGTTTCACAATCTCAGGATTTGGCATCTCCTGTTGTTCTTCGAATTGTTGTAGGATGCTGATGTACTGCATGGCTTCCTTTATTGTAATAGATACAAAGtactcttcttcttcatcactCTCGAAATCACGgtccttcaaaaattcgGCTGCAATTTGGTCAGTAACATCAGCATCTTCATCCACGACGCTTTCTTCGACAGGATCTATGAACCGATCGATGGACTGATTTTTTACGTCTGTAAAGTGgtaaaacaaagatttCAGTTTTTCAGAAGCTTGTATTGTAGAAGATGGGAGTTTTACGTCagaaaaactttcttttatggTTATTAAGCCGGAACGTTGAAAACTAAATGCAATTGAGGAACTGGAAACATCAAAATTCCATGCAGCAACCATCCAGTGAATAGCTTTTAGTATATTGACAGCTTTTATAGGGTCATGACCAAGATTGACTTGGTCCATCATATACCGGAGCCAATAATTTCTATAGCATTCCTTAAAATTACGAAATATGCCCATAGAATACGGATTTTGTGTCAGGTTGGAACTTTTTGGTAGCCATAAGATGGctatattttgaaaacttctAGTACGACGAATGTTTTCTACGGCGCATTCATGTGCGCTAAGCCGatccaaaagaagtaaaacCTTTCTACCAGACATTTTTTGATCGAACCAAATAAGCCACTCCTGCATTATAATATTATTAAATTGAGCAGTACCATTTGATCTCCATTCGACGTCAAGGGCATGGATATTGACACGCGCAGAACGGAATGCGCGAGGTTCTTTTGAGTAGCCAATGATCCATAGGGGTAATTTTTCTGTACCAAGGGCATTGCAGCACATTGCTATAGAAACGCGCGCTTTTTCGCGACGGATGCCGTGTATAAATTCGACAGAAGGAGGTTTATTTGGAACGAGCTTCCATAAAAGTCCTACTTCGTCGAATGAAAATACATCCTCCAAGGCGTAATGCTTTACAAATTCATAAATCATGTCTGTATCAGCTAGTTTAACATTGTCATGGGGATTAGAAGGATGCTTTTGAAACCTTTTCAGCCAATTGCTGCTAAATTCTGGGGTTGGCAAGTTTGAATACGCCGGgatctttttccaaaattcgCATGCGGTTTTTCGTATaacttcttcatttatGCCAATATCGGATTTTTGTGTTCTTTGGATCCATTCCACAAGAGCACTCTCCAGAACAGGATATTTCGCGGGTAAAGTATTGGGTGTATCGGAAATTTCAGAGCCCGTTTCATCAAGAAATTCATATTTCGATGATAATATTTGAGAAACCGACGGTTGCGACAATTCTTTATCATACTTTTCTCTAAACCAAGCCATCAACTTTTGTTGCGACGGTTTTTCAACGCACCCAAAGTAGAAATCACGtagttctttcttttctttttttgtaatgaCTTGACGCCGTACTGGAGGCATATTTACTTTTAGTAATCAGCGCTCAgcattttggttttgtgAGTACTCGATCATCACAATTTTTTCCCTTTAACAAACTGCAAGTGCGTCTAGGGGCGATCCGTTTAGCCGAATATTTATTGACCTCGAAGTAATGAATTTAATATGAGTTTATTTTCACAACCATCCTATTCgtatttatcaaaaataaactcAACTAAGTTGACATACCTCGTTATGAAAGTTTACATCATCGCCCATACTGTTATTGTCTAAACAAGACATACCCCATACTATTATTGAGAAATGGAGTTTCTCCATGAAAGAATTCCTTTTCAGCATATCAGATTCAttccaatttcttttctgtttaattttttcttctcttatACATGGGACTGATGAATGATTAATGGCATAGGAAATTGCAACAAGACGATCGTTTTGCATGACATGACCCTCTGTAGCACATATTTGCCTTGTACTATTGAAACTGCCTATCATAGATTTGAAATTGGTTCATCCCTTCAGCGCTAGTATCATTCATTGTTCATTTCACAAATTCTCTTCTACATACTTGACGATTGTTGCCCTCTTACATGTGTGTCGCGTCGCATCTGTGTCGAGTTGGTAAATCTCTCTGGGAGCATAGCATCTGTTGGCGTGAAAAACCTTCGTCGCTCTTATTTCCCAAGGGACGACGACGACTGTTGGGAAATgttggtttgttttttacttcttttagTCGCAAGCACTATACACAAATagttcaaaagaaaaacggCAGCTTTAGCATCGCCTATGAACGATCAGTTACACCAAATTCTGGGATACACAGGGGGACTTACGTAATACCTTTTCAACACGTATTTCTCTTgctcttttaaaattatcAAAGCAGTCAGTGTTGAGCAAAGATTTAGCATACGTTCCGTTCCATACAGAAGGAGGATGCACGATCATTTCAATACTCAATGGAGCCAAAATCCAGTGTGTTTCCGTAGAACCTTCCTACAGCAGCATACCccttccaaagaaaacaggACATGgaaaatatacttttttaatcATTTCCGACACACATTTGATTCGTAAAAGTACTTTTTCTATGCTCCAAACAATGGCTACAGCCAACCACCTAAAAACAAACGTCTCAAGGACAAGTTGTGAGTACAAAGAATACGtcaaaaacacaaaaagagagatgaaactttgaaatttgcttttgctccCTTGGACAAGCAGTACAGGCTTGTCTTTGACGGTTTGTCATATAGGTATTTATATGCTTAAAAGGTTTTTAAAGCAATCATTTAGCAAGGTTTTCAACCATAAATCATATCTCTATCTTTTATAATCATAATTAAAGTGAATAGTATTAGACATTTTTTGATATCATATAATGCAATCGTTAAGCATATCCCTACAAAGGTATGAAGCATCCTTCCTATTGATGTTGAGAATCAAGTCAAATCACACACGAATATGTAAGTCTAAACAGTCGACTCTTGTACGCAGCCAGGTTCTTGCTCAGTGCTCTCTGCTCCTTTCCTTGGGTTCCTACTTTGCTAATACAAATGATTGCTTCTTGGATAGCTTTACCAATTAATATCTTTATTTCGTAAACCTCTCCCTATGCGTCACCTCTATTCTCAAATTTCtaacatttattttttctttacgatAGTCATATTCCTAACATTAAATACTGACAAAAATTATTCACAGGTAGAAATCCTCCTTccacagaaaaaagaactctTCCCATTGCCTGGTAAAAACCGTTTCATAGATTACATTAAGAACGCGACGGCAGTGAATCCTAGACTTGAATTAAATATAcatgtttacaatttaAATTTGATAATCATTCAAAGCAACGCATACCGCTGCTTTGTGATGACCAGAGTATTGGCGAATTGTTTCTCCACTTGAAAGTTCCCACAGACGAGCTACATGATCCGATGAAGCTGAAACTAGATACGTTGAGTCGGCAGAGAATGCACAGTCCCAAACCCATCTTTGATGCCCTTGCAGACGTCTTTCCAACATGAACGACATATCGTCAGTGCTCCAAATATTAACAGTGGCATCGGCAGAACATGTCGCCAAATGCTTTACGTCCGGTGAAAGCACACATCTCGTTATATATCGCGGA contains:
- a CDS encoding ARS-binding protein, with product MPPVRRQVITKKEKKELRDFYFGCVEKPSQQKLMAWFREKYDKELSQPSVSQILSSKYEFLDETGSEISDTPNTLPAKYPVLESALVEWIQRTQKSDIGINEEVIRKTACEFWKKIPAYSNLPTPEFSSNWLKRFQKHPSNPHDNVKLADTDMIYEFVKHYALEDVFSFDEVGLLWKLVPNKPPSVEFIHGIRREKARVSIAMCCNALGTEKLPLWIIGYSKEPRAFRSARVNIHALDVEWRSNGTAQFNNIIMQEWLIWFDQKMSGRKVLLLLDRLSAHECAVENIRRTRSFQNIAILWLPKSSNLTQNPYSMGIFRNFKECYRNYWLRYMMDQVNLGHDPIKAVNILKAIHWMVAAWNFDVSSSSIAFSFQRSGLITIKESFSDVKLPSSTIQASEKLKSLFYHFTDVKNQSIDRFIDPVEESVVDEDADVTDQIAAEFLKDRDFESDEEEEYFVSITIKEAMQYISILQQFEEQQEMPNPEIVKQLMYYGKLLQDRQEPKNL